In bacterium, a genomic segment contains:
- a CDS encoding T9SS type A sorting domain-containing protein — translation MNSLIVLLFLLTSTAYSQCMDSLWISSPGTQNSDQGTGVALANDGMVVACGYVDVTGITQGFGWLSKVNPATGEATWSHQYSGGSQSILTDIARTNDGGFICGGWARNPANNDQNYWLLRVNPDGDSIWSRTYGHEFANQATSVNVAPDGGFVIAGRSHSLPGGAGGHDWWVLKTNSNGDSLWSARVGSFDEDTAYDMIVTAGNNYLVGGRSVLDSTGAARMALFGPTGTLLWDHLYEFDANVEIHGLFQGSSGLGYVACGAQHGLNQNNDVMLMETDDSGNLLWHRKFEFDIPGAAVANTILPDGHDGYYLIGHAQRVSTTDNDVFVLHVSSCGDSVGIKWVGNAVSEEAARAVITSFDEIITSGVAVLPGNQREILLYGLSNDFCNMPPCSFTRITPRDSTMPDLDFPFVMNWRASHDPEGAPIQYTFHIESTYPEDFFISPHDTVTTDTFYHLELMVPLSPLDEVFEFRWRVWATDGINTVEASNGEGFFQLDIIMDADDNLLTPNDFTLSAYPNPFNPTTTLNFTLSQSSHVQLDLFDIQGRLVTSLANEIMTAGSHNVSVDGSGLASGIYFAKLQAGAQARTAKLVMMK, via the coding sequence ATGAATTCGTTAATTGTATTGTTGTTCTTACTTACAAGCACGGCGTATTCGCAGTGCATGGATTCACTCTGGATATCGAGTCCGGGAACTCAGAACTCGGATCAAGGCACTGGCGTTGCATTAGCCAACGACGGAATGGTTGTGGCCTGCGGATATGTTGATGTAACGGGAATCACGCAAGGGTTTGGCTGGCTTTCAAAGGTCAATCCTGCAACCGGCGAAGCAACTTGGAGTCATCAGTATTCCGGCGGCTCGCAGAGTATCTTAACCGATATCGCTCGCACCAACGACGGCGGATTTATCTGCGGCGGTTGGGCCAGAAATCCTGCCAACAACGATCAGAACTATTGGCTCTTGCGAGTGAACCCGGATGGTGACAGCATTTGGTCACGCACCTACGGACACGAGTTTGCAAATCAGGCCACAAGCGTAAACGTGGCTCCCGACGGTGGCTTCGTGATCGCAGGTCGCTCGCATTCCCTTCCTGGCGGAGCAGGTGGTCACGACTGGTGGGTATTGAAAACGAATTCAAACGGCGACAGTCTGTGGTCTGCGCGCGTCGGCAGTTTTGATGAAGACACGGCCTATGATATGATCGTGACCGCCGGAAACAACTATCTTGTCGGTGGCCGCAGTGTTCTTGACAGCACAGGCGCCGCGCGCATGGCGCTCTTCGGACCAACGGGGACTTTATTGTGGGACCACCTCTACGAGTTTGACGCGAATGTCGAAATTCACGGCTTGTTTCAAGGTTCGTCAGGATTGGGATATGTCGCTTGCGGCGCCCAACACGGCTTAAACCAGAACAACGACGTTATGCTGATGGAAACTGATGATTCCGGCAATCTCCTCTGGCATAGAAAATTTGAGTTTGACATTCCCGGCGCCGCGGTTGCCAACACAATTCTTCCCGACGGTCATGACGGTTACTATCTTATCGGCCACGCTCAGCGCGTCAGCACAACGGACAATGACGTCTTCGTGCTGCATGTCTCTTCCTGCGGCGACAGCGTCGGCATAAAGTGGGTGGGCAACGCTGTCAGTGAAGAAGCCGCTCGCGCGGTGATCACTTCGTTTGACGAGATTATCACGTCAGGAGTAGCTGTTTTGCCGGGCAACCAGCGCGAAATCCTGCTCTATGGTCTGTCCAATGACTTCTGCAACATGCCCCCCTGCAGCTTCACGCGCATAACGCCCCGGGACAGCACGATGCCGGATTTGGATTTTCCTTTCGTCATGAATTGGAGGGCATCACACGATCCTGAAGGCGCGCCGATTCAATATACTTTTCATATCGAATCAACGTATCCCGAAGACTTCTTTATTTCTCCTCACGACACCGTCACGACGGATACCTTTTACCATCTTGAACTGATGGTCCCCCTTTCCCCACTTGACGAAGTCTTTGAATTCCGCTGGCGCGTGTGGGCAACGGACGGCATCAACACGGTAGAAGCCAGCAACGGCGAGGGCTTCTTCCAGCTCGATATCATCATGGATGCGGACGACAATCTGCTGACTCCAAACGATTTCACTCTTTCAGCCTATCCAAATCCGTTCAATCCGACCACTACACTGAATTTCACTCTCTCGCAATCGTCACACGTACAACTCGATCTGTTTGACATACAGGGCCGCTTGGTCACATCACTTGCAAATGAAATCATGACCGCCGGATCACACAACGTCTCTGTTGATGGATCAGGATTGGCAAGTGGAATTTATTTTGCAAAACTTCAGGCGGGCGCGCAAGCGCGCACTGCCAAGTTGGTGATGATGAAATAG
- a CDS encoding thioesterase yields the protein MKPTLTVGSRAEYRFIVESRMTVYFEGRPLHPFYSTYWLTYHSEYVSRLVLEPHLDYGEDGIGTGVFVRHHNPAGIGQELLFMAECTRLHGNYLFCEVKAFHGERLIGEGEVHQVVLSSDKLKELHRRAYPDWGSGSGGWGIEDHLWELKK from the coding sequence TTGAAACCAACTCTTACCGTCGGCAGCCGGGCCGAATATCGCTTCATTGTCGAGTCGCGCATGACCGTCTATTTCGAGGGGCGGCCCCTGCACCCCTTCTACTCGACCTACTGGCTGACCTATCATTCCGAGTATGTTAGCCGGCTTGTGCTGGAGCCCCATCTCGACTATGGCGAAGACGGCATCGGGACGGGTGTGTTCGTCCGCCATCACAATCCCGCCGGTATCGGGCAGGAGCTGCTGTTTATGGCCGAATGTACGCGCCTGCACGGCAATTATCTCTTCTGTGAAGTAAAAGCCTTTCATGGCGAGCGGTTAATCGGCGAGGGCGAAGTGCACCAAGTTGTGCTTTCGAGTGACAAACTCAAGGAACTGCATCGCCGTGCATACCCCGACTGGGGCTCTGGTTCCGGCGGCTGGGGGATCGAAGACCACCTGTGGGAACTCAAGAAATAG
- a CDS encoding EthD family reductase, protein MINFIAFYKHPQDVEAFDKAYWETHIPLIKKVPGLVSVQANKFWPGKDAPAPYYMMAVLSFADKDSFKAGMKSPEMAEAGANLMSFAKGLVEFQTAETDPRA, encoded by the coding sequence ATGATCAACTTCATTGCATTCTACAAGCATCCTCAGGACGTGGAAGCGTTTGACAAAGCTTATTGGGAGACACACATTCCGCTCATCAAGAAGGTCCCCGGACTCGTGAGCGTGCAAGCCAACAAGTTTTGGCCGGGCAAGGATGCGCCTGCGCCATACTACATGATGGCGGTGCTCTCTTTTGCAGACAAAGACTCATTCAAGGCTGGCATGAAATCGCCGGAGATGGCCGAAGCGGGTGCGAATCTGATGAGCTTTGCCAAGGGACTCGTCGAGTTTCAGACGGCGGAAACGGATCCGCGCGCATGA
- a CDS encoding enoyl-CoA hydratase/isomerase family protein, which produces MKKNFESRPADSFKFEFITYEKKGARATVTFNRPDKLNCVHYPMLKELCEAFDDVSFDDEIAVLILTGKGDRAFCTGADLNEQLQFLDRPQDYWKWMGAFIDAHDKLRNLGKPSIARLNGIVVGGGNEFNISCDLAIACDDIYIRQVGAAHGSVAAAGASQFLPIIVGDRRAREILFLCEEIPAKKALEWGLVNQVVPRAELDKAIDEMATKLENKLPECVRYLKTQLNYWRDASWSQTINHARDWLGIHANSPEVREAVTAFNSKRKPDYKKVRESLKKK; this is translated from the coding sequence ATGAAAAAGAATTTCGAATCGAGACCTGCCGACAGCTTCAAGTTCGAGTTTATCACCTACGAGAAGAAGGGCGCGCGCGCGACTGTCACCTTCAACCGTCCCGACAAGCTCAACTGTGTCCACTATCCGATGCTGAAGGAGTTGTGCGAAGCGTTCGACGACGTTTCGTTCGATGATGAGATCGCCGTTTTGATTTTGACGGGCAAGGGCGACCGCGCATTTTGCACGGGAGCTGACTTGAATGAGCAGCTCCAATTTCTCGACCGACCGCAGGACTACTGGAAGTGGATGGGCGCGTTCATCGATGCGCACGACAAGCTGCGCAATCTGGGTAAGCCCTCAATCGCGCGTTTGAACGGCATCGTGGTTGGCGGCGGAAATGAATTTAACATTAGTTGCGATCTCGCCATTGCGTGTGACGATATTTACATTCGTCAAGTCGGCGCGGCGCACGGTTCCGTTGCCGCTGCAGGAGCTTCGCAGTTTCTGCCGATAATTGTCGGGGACCGGCGCGCGCGGGAAATTCTCTTTTTGTGTGAAGAGATTCCGGCGAAGAAAGCCCTCGAATGGGGTTTGGTAAATCAGGTGGTGCCGCGAGCGGAGCTCGATAAGGCAATCGATGAAATGGCCACAAAGCTTGAGAACAAATTGCCCGAGTGTGTGCGCTATTTGAAAACACAGCTGAACTACTGGCGCGATGCGTCGTGGTCGCAGACGATCAACCACGCGCGCGACTGGCTTGGGATCCACGCGAATTCCCCCGAGGTCCGCGAAGCCGTCACGGCCTTCAATTCCAAGCGCAAACCCGACTACAAGAAAGTGCGCGAAAGTTTGAAGAAGAAATAA
- a CDS encoding enoyl-CoA hydratase/isomerase family protein has product MSDLQYLKLERDGHVATVFLNRPKQLNALNMALMDELVATLELLDNDDEIRAIVLTGDSRAFAAGADIMEMADADSTEMLRRDQFAKWDRIRKIKKPIIAAVSGFALGGGCELMMHCDMVIASETAQFGQPEIKIGVMPGAGGTQRLTRTVGKARAMEMVLTGKFIGAKQAEAWGLVNRVVPIEVYLTEAQKLAREIAQMSPIAVRLAKEAVLKNYESFLTGGLEFERKNFYLLFATEDQKEGMKAFIEKRPAKFTGK; this is encoded by the coding sequence ATGAGTGATCTCCAATACCTGAAACTTGAGCGCGACGGGCACGTTGCCACCGTTTTCCTGAATCGTCCGAAGCAGCTTAATGCGCTCAATATGGCGCTGATGGATGAGCTTGTGGCCACGCTTGAGCTGCTTGACAACGATGATGAAATTCGCGCGATTGTGTTGACGGGCGATTCGCGCGCGTTTGCAGCAGGTGCGGATATTATGGAAATGGCCGACGCCGACTCCACTGAAATGCTGCGGCGCGATCAATTTGCCAAATGGGATCGCATTCGCAAAATCAAGAAGCCGATTATCGCGGCGGTGTCGGGTTTTGCGCTCGGCGGCGGATGCGAGTTGATGATGCATTGCGATATGGTCATCGCGAGCGAAACCGCGCAATTCGGTCAGCCCGAGATCAAAATCGGAGTCATGCCCGGCGCGGGCGGCACACAGCGGCTGACGCGCACCGTCGGCAAAGCGCGCGCGATGGAGATGGTGTTGACCGGAAAATTCATCGGCGCGAAGCAGGCCGAAGCGTGGGGCTTGGTCAATCGCGTCGTCCCGATCGAAGTGTATCTGACTGAGGCTCAGAAACTCGCACGCGAAATCGCGCAGATGTCGCCCATCGCGGTGCGATTGGCCAAAGAGGCTGTACTGAAGAACTACGAGTCCTTCCTGACCGGCGGCCTTGAGTTTGAACGCAAGAATTTTTATCTGCTTTTTGCCACTGAAGATCAAAAGGAAGGCATGAAAGCGTTTATTGAAAAGAGACCTGCTAAGTTTACGGGGAAATAG